From Paenibacillus graminis:
CAACGGTTCGCCAATGCCAAGCACACCTACAGGCAAAGCACCTTTAATAATCCCCGTAAGCTGCTTGTTCTTACGGCAGCGGACCCAAAGTGCCAGTCCCGCCCCTACCTGACCTGCCCCGGCCATGGCCAGAATCGGAAGCAATATGGTCATCCCGGTCTGTGCAATCAATTCGATATGAATAGGTGTCATGATATGGTGCAGACCAAGCATAACCATAACCAGCCAGATTCCGCCGAGTAAAAAGCCCGCAAACGCCCCGCCTACAGATAATATCCAGTTAACGGCTACCAGCAGATTGTCAGCAACAAACCCGGCTAATGGCATGATCAAAAAGATGGTCAGCAATCCGGCTGCCAGTACACTCAGAAATGAGGTGACAATCAGATCGATGGAGTTAGGCATGATTTTATGCAATCTTTTTTCAATCAGGGATAATATCCAAACCGCCAAGACAACACCTATGATCCCGCCTTGCCCGGCAATCAGCGGTTCTCCGGTAAATAAATTACGGATTGGCAGTTCCGGCTTCATCCCGGTGAGCAGCGTCGCTCCGCCAATAACACCACCTAAGGAAGGGCTTGCGCCAAATACTCTGGCAGAATTGATGCCCACAAAAATAGCCATATAGGAGAAGATGCCGTTTTTGATGACATTGAGAATCAGGTTAAATTGCGCCCAGCCTTCGCCGGACAGATGCCCCGCCGTAATGAAATTGCCAATAACGGAGGTAATCCCCGCCAAGAGACCAGCCGCAACAAATGCAGGTGCCAGCGGAATGAAAATATTTGAAATCGATTTCAAAAAGTTTTTCACAGGCGTATTGTTTTTTTCCTTATACTTCTCTTTATTCTGAGCCGCAAGCTGCTCTGCCTTCTCTTTATCGCTTAATCCGTTTGTCCGGTTATCCGGGTTCTGGAGTCCATAGGCAGCCTGTAAGGGAATGACTTCTCCCAGCTCCACCCCGCTGATGTCTGCAATCACCCGCGAAACCTTCTCCACCAGGCCGGGACCGACAATAATTTGCAGTGTCGATTCCTCGATTACGCCTATTACACCGGAAACACGCTTCAAATCTTCAATGCTTGCCAAGCTATCGTCTCTTAGGGTGATTCGGACACGTGTCATACAGTGAGTAATCATTTCCACATTTTGAATTCCTCCCACCGCATCCAAAATGCCATGTGCCAAATCCTTTTCTTTTGCCATGGTTATTCCCCCTTGTGGTGTTGTACCGCCTGACGTATAAAGCCTCCCGATTCCTGCAGTCTTTGCAGCGCTTCTTCAAGACCAAGGCCCGCAAGCAGCATCACTACAGCTACTTTCACCTGATGATGGCTTCTTTCATAATACACGGACGCTGTATCCATATCGCAGCCTGTGATCTCGCTGATCATCGATTTAGCTCTGATTACCAGCTTCTCATTCGTCGGCTGCACATCTACCATTAAGTTGCTGTATACCTTGCCTATGCCGATCATGGCTGCGGTGGAAATCATATTCAGCACCATCTTCTGGGCTGTTCCGGCCTTTAAGCGGGTAGAACCTGTTAAGATTTCCGCCCCTGTCAAAATTTCGATCGGGTATTGTGCATATTTACTGATCTCTGCATTTGGATTGCAGGACAAGCTGGCCGTAGACGCCCCCATCCGGGCAGCATATTTCAGTGCGCCAATGACATACGGTGTCCGCCCGCTGGCGGCAATTCCCACTACGGTATCATCAGGCGTCAGATTCAGCTGTTTGAGATCAGCTTCACCTTGTTCCGCTGAATCCTCCGCACCTTCGACTGCCTGTCTGATTGCCGTTTCTCCACCTGCTATCAACCCATGCACCATGTCCGGACCGGTTCCAAAGGTAGGTACACACTCTACTGCATCGAGAATCCCCAATCTTCCACTCGTTCCTGCCCCGGTATAAATCAGACGTCCACCCTGCTTGAAGCTTTGTACAACACAAGTGACTACCTTTTCGATCTCCCCCAACTTTTCTTTCACTGCCAGGGATACCTTCTCATCCTCCTCCTGCATGAGCTTGAGTACAGCTGCAGATGATAACTGGTCCAGCTCCAAGGTCCGTTGATTTCTTGTTTCCGTGGTTAAATTCTCCAGCAAAATATTCATCCTTTCCTCTAAACTAACTACTCTTTATTTGGTTGGCCCTATTATATCTCTCTTGTAATATTATTTCAATATGTTTGTCAGTTTAATGTAATATTATTTCAAAATAATGTGGTGAGGTGACGATGCTGCATGCTTAAAGACGACCATACCTGCAAACAATACCGGATAAGTCTGCTCTTATATCATTTTGCTCAGTCCGCAATCCAATTGCCCATTGTGCAATTTTGCCCTTTAGGCAATAATAGAATGTATCAAATAGAGCCCAGGCGGTGACTGAGCTCAAGAAAGGAGAACGCATGGAGTATGAACCCAAGCTGACGCTCCGCGACAAAAAAAAGGAAGCAACAGCCTTTGCCTTAGCTGAAGCTGCCTTTGAGCTTGCGCTTAAACATGGAATGGAGGGCTTCATCGTTGACGATGTTGTTCAGAAGGCCGGCTTTTCCCGGCGGACCTTTGCCAATTACTTCTCTTGCAAAGAGGAAGCGGTAGCGGAGTATTTTATCGGCAATGTTTCAAAGGAGGATAAAAATATGCTGTTTAAGGATATGCCTCCGGATACAACACCGCTGGATGCCTTGTACAACCTGCTCAAGCTGCAGTTCACCTCTGAGTTTCTGCACAAATTACGGCAGTTCGTATTGCTTGCGAATCAGTATCCATCGCTGGAGCCTTATATCCTCAGCGTATTCCGCCGCTTGCAGATTGCTGCCCAGCAAACCCTCGAGCAGTTCTCGCGTGGACGTTATGCAGACGGGTATACCCATCTGCTTGCCGGAGCTGTCTACGGAGCGTTCGTGCCTATTCTGGACGGACGGCTTAACGTACTGCTGCCGGGTGAAGCACAGGAAGAAGACTCCGGCGCTATGTCATTTGATCAATACTTAAATTCCATGTTTGCTTATTTACACAACGGCTTCTAAACCAGAGATAAAAAGGAGAACCCATTACATGAAATGAAAATTGAAGGCACCGAATCGCAAAAAGTGCTGGATAAGCTGGCTGCGGAGCTTCCCGCCGCTGCGGGCGGCCAGGCGAGCGTCGCCTTCACCGCACCGGATGGGGAACGTCTGGACACACCCGGGCGGGTAGCGCTGATCCAGAAGGCTATCAATGATGTCTACAGCATGGACTATATTATCAACCCCGCCGAACTGGCTGCCGAAGCGGCCGCTGCCGCAGCCGGTCAGGCTGGAGCTGCGGACCCGGCTGCTGCTGCCGGGCAAGCTGCGGCTGCGGACCCGGCTGCTGCCGCTGGGCAAGCTGCGGCTGCGGACCCGGCTGCTGCCGCTGGGCAAGCTGCGGCTGCGGACCCGGCTGCTGCCGCCGGGCAAGCAGCTCCTTACGGCCCGCTGATGGCGAACGGCGTTCCGGTTCCCGGCGTCATGCTGTCCGCCGACGGCAGCATCGCCCTGTTCCAGTTCCAGTTCACCGTTCAGCAGACGTCGCTGCCCTCTTCCGTACCGGATAACGTCATCAAAGCTGTGACTGCGGTCGAGCAGGCAGGCTCCGGCATCACCGCCATTCCGAGCGATTCGCTGAAGAGCACGCCGTCCATCGGATCGACGGAGGCGGTCGGCGTTGTCGTTGCCGCCGTTGTGCTGTTTATTACGCTTGGCTCGGTCGTTGCCGCCGGACTGCCGCTGATCACCGCGCTCCTGGGTGTCGCGATCAGCGTTGGAGGTGCATTTGCCCTCTCTAATCTCATCCAGATGAATGACATTACGCCGATTCTTGCTGTCATGATCGGTCTGGCTGTCGGCATCGACTACTCGCTGTTTATCGTGAACCGGCAGCGCCGGTTGATTCTCGATGAGAAATTAAGCGCCCGCGAAGCGGCAAGCCGGGCGGTCGGCACCGCCGGCAGTGCCGTATTTTTTGCCGGGCTGACCGTCATTATCGCCCTGTGCGGCATGCTGGTTATCGGCATTGGATTTTTGTCGACAATGGCTCTGGTTGCCGCTGTCAGCGTCCTAATCAACGTCCTGCTGGCGCTGACCCTGCTGCCTGCGCTGCTGGGCCTGGTCGGCGAACGGATCTGCACGGCCAAAGCCCGCACGAAAAAAGCAGCTTCAGGAAAAAGTGCCCCACACGGATTCTCACACCGCTGGGCGAACGCTACGGTAAAATACCGCTGGGTTATCATTATTCTGGTGGTCCTGGTTCTGGGTACGGCGGCGATTCCGGTAACGAAAATGGAGCTGGGCATTCCGTCCGGCGCTTCGGCAAATCTGGACACCCCGGCACGCCAAAGCTATGACATCATCTCCAAAGGTTTCGGCGAGGGCTTCAACGGACCGCTGCTGCTTGTAGCTGAACCGAAAAACCCGTCCGGTAAAATTTCAATGGAGACGCTGGGCAAGCTGGTTCAGGAGCTGCAAATGCATGATAACGTCACACTGGTGTCCCCAATGGGCGTCAACGCAACCGGCGATATCGCCATCATCAGTCTGATCCCGAGAACCGGCCCGACGGATACGGAGACAAGAAATCTGGTGCAGGATCTGCGCGATCCCGCCTCCAGCCTGGCATCCGGAAATGAACTAACGCTTGGGGTGACCGGCTTCACCGCCATCAACATCGATATGTCCTCCAAGCTTTCC
This genomic window contains:
- a CDS encoding MMPL family transporter, with amino-acid sequence MKIEGTESQKVLDKLAAELPAAAGGQASVAFTAPDGERLDTPGRVALIQKAINDVYSMDYIINPAELAAEAAAAAAGQAGAADPAAAAGQAAAADPAAAAGQAAAADPAAAAGQAAAADPAAAAGQAAPYGPLMANGVPVPGVMLSADGSIALFQFQFTVQQTSLPSSVPDNVIKAVTAVEQAGSGITAIPSDSLKSTPSIGSTEAVGVVVAAVVLFITLGSVVAAGLPLITALLGVAISVGGAFALSNLIQMNDITPILAVMIGLAVGIDYSLFIVNRQRRLILDEKLSAREAASRAVGTAGSAVFFAGLTVIIALCGMLVIGIGFLSTMALVAAVSVLINVLLALTLLPALLGLVGERICTAKARTKKAASGKSAPHGFSHRWANATVKYRWVIIILVVLVLGTAAIPVTKMELGIPSGASANLDTPARQSYDIISKGFGEGFNGPLLLVAEPKNPSGKISMETLGKLVQELQMHDNVTLVSPMGVNATGDIAIISLIPRTGPTDTETRNLVQDLRDPASSLASGNELTLGVTGFTAINIDMSSKLSDAFPVYIGIIVILSLIILLLVFRSVIVPIKATVGFILSVLATFGLTTAVYQWGWLHSLFGFDTGGPLLSFMPILVTGILYGLAMDYQVFLVSSMREAYVHGRHGNESVVHGYDLASRVVLAAGIIMVSVFAGFIFAPDAMIKQIGFALAFGILIDAFIIRMTLVPAVMAVFGDKAWWLPKWLDRLLPNLDVEGDKLIAKLHAGSGDKK
- a CDS encoding TetR/AcrR family transcriptional regulator, producing the protein MTELKKGERMEYEPKLTLRDKKKEATAFALAEAAFELALKHGMEGFIVDDVVQKAGFSRRTFANYFSCKEEAVAEYFIGNVSKEDKNMLFKDMPPDTTPLDALYNLLKLQFTSEFLHKLRQFVLLANQYPSLEPYILSVFRRLQIAAQQTLEQFSRGRYADGYTHLLAGAVYGAFVPILDGRLNVLLPGEAQEEDSGAMSFDQYLNSMFAYLHNGF
- the murQ gene encoding N-acetylmuramic acid 6-phosphate etherase, translated to MNILLENLTTETRNQRTLELDQLSSAAVLKLMQEEDEKVSLAVKEKLGEIEKVVTCVVQSFKQGGRLIYTGAGTSGRLGILDAVECVPTFGTGPDMVHGLIAGGETAIRQAVEGAEDSAEQGEADLKQLNLTPDDTVVGIAASGRTPYVIGALKYAARMGASTASLSCNPNAEISKYAQYPIEILTGAEILTGSTRLKAGTAQKMVLNMISTAAMIGIGKVYSNLMVDVQPTNEKLVIRAKSMISEITGCDMDTASVYYERSHHQVKVAVVMLLAGLGLEEALQRLQESGGFIRQAVQHHKGE
- a CDS encoding PTS transporter subunit EIIC, with the translated sequence MAKEKDLAHGILDAVGGIQNVEMITHCMTRVRITLRDDSLASIEDLKRVSGVIGVIEESTLQIIVGPGLVEKVSRVIADISGVELGEVIPLQAAYGLQNPDNRTNGLSDKEKAEQLAAQNKEKYKEKNNTPVKNFLKSISNIFIPLAPAFVAAGLLAGITSVIGNFITAGHLSGEGWAQFNLILNVIKNGIFSYMAIFVGINSARVFGASPSLGGVIGGATLLTGMKPELPIRNLFTGEPLIAGQGGIIGVVLAVWILSLIEKRLHKIMPNSIDLIVTSFLSVLAAGLLTIFLIMPLAGFVADNLLVAVNWILSVGGAFAGFLLGGIWLVMVMLGLHHIMTPIHIELIAQTGMTILLPILAMAGAGQVGAGLALWVRCRKNKQLTGIIKGALPVGVLGIGEPLIYGVTLPLGKPFVTACLGGAFGGAVIGYFGNVGAMSIGASGIEMLLLIADGKWWVYLLGLITAYFFGFICTYLFGTPKDARQPKEA